The Megalops cyprinoides isolate fMegCyp1 chromosome 12, fMegCyp1.pri, whole genome shotgun sequence genome contains a region encoding:
- the cln8 gene encoding protein CLN8, with protein MDQNPSSLPPPATPASDYASWDVRCQMIFLGFAFYSGVFLLSHVISTVCFQTYRSLLAKEKVFWDLAATRAAFGVQSTFAGLRALTEDSALAADKVAGQEAWSWFHVLTATGFFLFENVALHASSAVFRSFDLPLATHHFFALAGFAGAVVWDSLGHYLPMVTLLLEMSTPFTCISWMLLKAGWSRTLFWKANQWVMIHMFHCRMVLTYYMWWVSWCHWEAINRHVALPQRLLFFTGLALLTVLINPVWTHKKTMQLLNPVDWNFGNKPVPQGCPDGGVEKPHDS; from the exons ATGGACCAGAACCCGAGCAGCCTTCCCCCGCCCGCCACGCCCGCCAGCGACTATGCCTCCTGGGACGTGCGCTGTCAGATGATCTTCCTCGGCTTCGCATTCTACAGCGGcgtcttcctcctctcccacgtCATCTCCACCGTCTGCTTCCAGACGTACCGCTCGCTGCTGGCGAAGGAGAAGGTGTTCTGGGACCTGGCAGCGACGCGGGCCGCGTTCGGGGTCCAGAGCACGTTTGCCGGCCTGCGGGCGCTGACCGAGGACTCGGCCCTCGCCGCTGATAAGGTGGCCGGCCAGGAGGCCTGGTCGTGGTTCCACGTCCTGACCGCCACGGGTTTCTTCCTGTTCGAGAACGTGGCGCTGCACGCCTCCAGCGCCGTCTTCCGCTCCTTCGACCTCCCGCTGGCTACGCACCACTTCTTTGCCCTGGCGGGGTTCGCAGGGGCGGTGGTGTGGGACTCCCTGGGTCACTACCTGCCCATGGTCACCCTGCTTCTGGAGATGAGCACCCCTTTCACCTGTATATCCTGGATGCTGCTCAAG gCTGGCTGGTCGCGCACCCTCTTCTGGAAGGCCAACCAGTGGGTGATGATCCACATGTTCCACTGCCGCATGGTGCTGACCTACTACATGTGGTGGGTGAGCTGGTGCCACTGGGAGGCCATCAACAGGCACGTGGCCCTTCCGCAGCGGCTGCTCTTCTTCACCGGCCTGGCCCTGCTCACCGTCCTCATCAACCCCGTCTGGACGCACAAAAAGACCATGCAGCTGCTCAACCCCGTCGACTGGAACTTCGGCAACAAGCCGGTACCCCAAGGCTGCCCTGACGGCGGTGTGGAAAAGCCCCACGACAGCTAG